One Rhodococcus sp. P1Y DNA window includes the following coding sequences:
- a CDS encoding DUF4245 domain-containing protein: MANSKPRILNNNRDMVWSLIPLVIACLIIAGVASQCTLSPGGPKQGPIPNFDVDAALQYDASELNFPIRNPVVPEDWTPNSGSRQTIAGEQGGDVSNVGYISGAGRYIKLTQSSAVEEVLVPFTVGEARYAAGTESIDGKEWVVYEQQGAESVWVTDLGDVRLLVTGSGSDEEFTELAAATTSATPLTP, encoded by the coding sequence GTGGCGAACAGCAAACCCCGGATCTTGAACAACAACCGCGACATGGTGTGGTCGTTGATCCCACTCGTGATCGCATGTCTGATCATCGCCGGAGTCGCCAGTCAATGCACTCTGAGCCCGGGTGGCCCGAAGCAGGGGCCGATCCCGAATTTCGACGTCGACGCCGCACTGCAGTACGACGCCTCGGAGCTGAACTTCCCCATTCGCAACCCGGTGGTTCCCGAGGACTGGACGCCCAACTCCGGAAGCCGTCAGACGATCGCGGGCGAGCAAGGCGGCGACGTGAGCAACGTCGGATACATCTCGGGTGCCGGCCGCTACATCAAGCTCACGCAGTCGAGTGCGGTGGAGGAAGTGCTCGTGCCGTTCACCGTCGGCGAGGCTCGCTACGCTGCGGGAACCGAATCGATCGACGGCAAGGAATGGGTCGTCTACGAACAGCAGGGCGCCGAGTCCGTGTGGGTCACCGACCTCGGCGATGTCCGTCTGTTGGTCACCGGCAGCGGGAGTGACGAAGAATTCACCGAACTCGCCGCCGCGACGACCAGCGCAACGCCGTTGACGCCCTAG
- the glpX gene encoding class II fructose-bisphosphatase, whose product MTASTESTRAMAPDRNLALELVRVTEAGALASGRWVGRGDKEGGDGAAVDAMRQLVSSVSMRGVVVIGEGEKDEAPMLYNGEQVGNGNGPEVDFAVDPVDGTTLMAKGMPNAISVLAVAERGAMFDPSAVFYMEKIAVGPDYADVIDITAPVAENIARIAKIKKGSASDVTVCILDRPRHAELIQQVRDAGSRIRLISDGDVAGAIAAARPDSGTDLLIGIGGTPEGIIAAAAMRCMDGAIQGRLAPTDDTEKQKAIDAGHDLDRVLDTKDLVSGENVFFTATGVTDGDLLRGVRYAGGGAHTQSIVMRSKSGTVRMIDAYHRLEKLREYSSVDFDADESGQAPSF is encoded by the coding sequence ATGACGGCCAGCACCGAGTCCACTCGCGCCATGGCGCCAGATCGCAACCTCGCACTCGAACTCGTACGCGTTACCGAGGCCGGTGCGCTCGCGTCGGGCCGCTGGGTTGGACGTGGCGACAAGGAGGGTGGCGACGGAGCGGCCGTCGACGCAATGCGTCAGCTGGTCAGCTCGGTATCGATGCGCGGTGTCGTCGTCATCGGTGAGGGTGAGAAGGACGAAGCCCCGATGCTCTACAACGGCGAGCAGGTCGGCAACGGCAACGGCCCCGAGGTCGACTTCGCCGTCGATCCCGTCGATGGCACCACCCTGATGGCCAAGGGCATGCCCAATGCGATTTCGGTGTTGGCCGTCGCCGAGCGTGGCGCCATGTTCGACCCGTCCGCTGTCTTCTACATGGAGAAGATCGCCGTCGGACCCGACTACGCAGACGTCATCGACATCACCGCACCGGTCGCCGAGAACATCGCGCGAATCGCGAAGATCAAGAAGGGCTCGGCGTCCGACGTGACGGTCTGCATTCTCGACCGTCCCCGTCACGCAGAACTCATCCAGCAGGTCCGCGACGCCGGATCACGCATCCGCTTGATCTCCGACGGTGACGTCGCGGGCGCGATTGCCGCAGCACGTCCCGACTCGGGCACCGACCTACTCATCGGCATCGGCGGAACGCCCGAGGGCATCATCGCCGCCGCGGCGATGCGCTGTATGGACGGCGCCATCCAGGGCAGACTCGCACCGACCGACGACACCGAAAAGCAGAAGGCGATCGACGCCGGCCACGACCTGGACCGCGTCCTCGACACCAAAGACCTCGTCTCCGGAGAGAACGTCTTCTTCACGGCCACCGGAGTCACCGACGGCGACCTGCTGCGGGGCGTCCGCTACGCAGGCGGCGGTGCACATACCCAGTCCATCGTCATGCGGTCCAAGTCGGGCACGGTGCGCATGATCGACGCCTACCACCGCCTCGAGAAGCTGCGCGAGTACAGCTCCGTCGACTTCGACGCCGACGAATCAGGGCAAGCTCCTTCGTTCTGA